Proteins from a genomic interval of Colletotrichum higginsianum IMI 349063 chromosome 6, whole genome shotgun sequence:
- a CDS encoding Peptide alpha-N-acetyltransferase Nat2, giving the protein MMRPAFQLATIPRRAIPASRQSAWEAVWKKQPTAPRRALKTASQRTSRWSQTYTSNWIASRLETMFSSSRRTFRFSARQRNAKDATAQESLSLSQRLKKLSREYGWSAVGVYLALSVLDFPFCFLLVRIVGTDRIGRLEHWIVSNAKKVIPDSVQNRWSEYRAALSKAETEQLGSDDISEAVEMAGWGVEEAERRNKAEASLGTQLALAYAIHKSFIFLRVPLTAAVTPKVVKVLRSWGWQIGKRRSK; this is encoded by the exons ATGATGCGACCGGCTTTCCAATTGGCTACGATCCCCCGCCGAGCGATACCGGCATCGAGGCAGAGTGCATGGGAAGCAGTGTGGAAGAAGCAACCTACCGCGCCGAGGAGAGCGCTCAAGACAGCAAGCCAGCGAACGTCGCGATGGTCTCAAACCTACACTTCGAACTGGATTGCCTCTCGTCTGGAAACTATGTTTTCCTCGTCGCGCCGGACATTTCGGTTCTCCGCCCGGCAGAGAAACGCAAAGGACGCCACGGCACAGGAGTCGCTTTCGCTGAGTCAAAGGCTAAAGAAACTTTCGAGGGAATATGGCTGGTCGGCTGTGGGCGTATACCTGGCCTTGAGCGTTCTTGACTTCCCGTTTTGCTTCTTGCTTGTCAGGATAGTCGGCACGGACAGGATTG GACGACTTGAGCATTGGATCGTCTCTAATGCCAAGAAAGTGATCCCTGATTCGGTCCAGAACCGGTGGTCCGAATACCGGGCTGCACTGAGCAAGGCTGAAACCGAGCAGCTGGGAAGCGATGATATCAGCGAGGCCGTCGAAATGGCGGGTTGGggggtcgaggaggccgaacGGCGCAACAAAGCAGAAGCCA GCCTGGGAACTCAGCTGGCGTTGGCCTACGCAATCCACAAAAGTTTCATCTTCCTCAGAGTGCCTCTGACCGCAGCGGTGACACCAAAGGTTGTCAAGGTGCTTAGGTCTTGGGGATGGCAGATCGGCAAACGGCGGAGTAAGTGA